A section of the Streptomyces sp. Je 1-369 genome encodes:
- a CDS encoding PLP-dependent aminotransferase family protein produces the protein MPESWVNLAERIGSDLHVDLSGPGSRRAVLIGALRDAVREGRLAPGTRLPPYRSLAADLGLARNTVADAYAELVAEGWLTARQGSGTRVAERAEPPKRPRRPKPAPTRAAAPAYNLRQGQPDASSFPRTTWLAAARRALNAAPNDAFGPGDPRGRVELRRALADYLTRARGVRADPERVVVCSGFAHALRLLFAGERGAGGGVLRGPFAVESYGLGFHREILADSGVRTVPLGLDEQGTCVEELTGKEAPRVRGVLLTPAHQFPTGGPLHPARRAAVVDWARTSGGLILEDDYDGEFRYDREPVGAVQGLDPERVVYLSSVSKSLSPAVRIGWMVLPEQLVEGVLAAKGEREAWASALDQLTLAEFIASGQYDRHIRRMRQRYRHRRDRLVTALAERAPHITATGIAAGLHAVLRLPPGTEASAVKAAAWQGVALDGLTTFRHPRATMPAGDGLVVGYATPTEHAYGAALEALLRTLPPTS, from the coding sequence ATGCCGGAATCATGGGTCAATTTGGCGGAGCGCATCGGTAGTGACCTGCATGTCGACCTGTCAGGTCCGGGCAGCCGCCGCGCCGTTCTCATCGGCGCGCTGCGGGACGCCGTACGCGAGGGCAGGCTCGCCCCCGGCACCCGTCTGCCGCCCTACCGTTCCCTCGCCGCCGACCTCGGCCTGGCACGCAACACGGTCGCCGACGCGTACGCCGAACTCGTCGCCGAGGGCTGGCTGACGGCGCGCCAGGGGTCGGGGACGCGCGTGGCGGAGCGCGCGGAGCCGCCCAAGCGCCCGCGGCGGCCGAAGCCCGCCCCCACCCGCGCCGCGGCGCCCGCGTACAACCTGCGCCAGGGACAGCCGGATGCCTCCTCCTTCCCCCGCACCACCTGGCTCGCGGCCGCCCGGCGGGCCCTCAACGCCGCGCCCAACGATGCCTTCGGGCCCGGCGATCCGCGCGGCCGCGTCGAGCTGCGCAGGGCGCTCGCCGACTACCTCACGCGGGCGCGCGGAGTGCGCGCCGACCCCGAACGCGTCGTGGTCTGCTCGGGGTTCGCACACGCGCTGCGGCTGCTGTTCGCGGGGGAGCGTGGGGCGGGCGGCGGTGTGCTGCGCGGGCCGTTCGCCGTGGAGTCGTACGGGCTCGGGTTCCACCGCGAGATCCTGGCGGACTCGGGCGTACGGACGGTGCCGTTGGGTCTCGACGAACAGGGCACCTGTGTGGAGGAGTTGACCGGGAAAGAGGCTCCACGCGTGCGTGGCGTACTGCTTACCCCCGCCCACCAGTTCCCGACCGGCGGCCCGCTGCACCCCGCCCGGCGCGCGGCGGTCGTCGACTGGGCACGTACCAGTGGCGGCCTCATCCTTGAGGACGACTACGACGGGGAGTTCCGCTACGACCGCGAGCCGGTCGGCGCCGTGCAGGGCCTGGACCCCGAACGGGTCGTCTACCTCAGCTCGGTCAGCAAGAGCCTGTCCCCCGCGGTGCGCATCGGCTGGATGGTCCTGCCCGAGCAGCTCGTCGAGGGCGTCCTCGCGGCCAAGGGGGAGCGGGAGGCGTGGGCGAGCGCCCTCGACCAGCTCACGCTCGCCGAGTTCATCGCCTCCGGACAGTACGACCGGCACATCCGCCGCATGCGGCAGCGCTACCGGCACCGCCGCGACCGGCTCGTCACCGCCCTCGCCGAGCGGGCCCCGCACATCACGGCCACCGGCATCGCGGCGGGCCTGCACGCGGTGCTGCGGCTGCCGCCGGGCACGGAGGCGTCCGCGGTCAAGGCGGCCGCCTGGCAGGGGGTCGCGCTGGACGGACTCACGACGTTCCGCCACCCACGGGCGACGATGCCCGCCGGGGACGGACTGGTCGTCGGCTACGCGACACCGACGGAGCACGCGTACGGGGCCGCACTGGAGGCGCTGCTGCGGACGCTGCCACCGACCTCCTGA
- a CDS encoding nitroreductase/quinone reductase family protein — protein MSNTFNQRVIEEFRANEGRVGGPFEGASLLLLTTRGAKSGLPRTTPAVYLPDPDRGRLVVFASNGGSEKAPGWYHNLVADPAVVVEVGGERYEALATPVDASEHDALWRRQIERDPNFAEFLDRAPRTIPVIALARAGHAPK, from the coding sequence ATGAGCAACACCTTCAACCAGCGCGTCATCGAGGAGTTCCGCGCCAACGAGGGGCGGGTCGGCGGCCCGTTCGAGGGCGCGAGCCTGCTCCTGCTGACCACGCGCGGCGCGAAGAGCGGGCTGCCGCGGACGACTCCGGCGGTGTACCTGCCGGATCCCGACCGGGGGCGACTGGTCGTCTTCGCCTCCAACGGCGGCTCCGAGAAGGCTCCCGGCTGGTACCACAACCTCGTCGCGGACCCGGCGGTCGTCGTCGAGGTGGGCGGCGAGCGGTACGAGGCTCTTGCCACGCCCGTCGACGCGAGTGAGCACGACGCGCTGTGGCGCCGTCAGATCGAACGCGACCCGAACTTCGCGGAGTTCCTCGACCGCGCCCCGCGCACGATCCCGGTCATCGCGCTGGCCCGCGCGGGTCACGCCCCGAAGTGA
- a CDS encoding ATP-binding protein, whose translation MSMWWSLHLRREAASVPLARRLLIGTMETAGVDPDVSYDLSVALSEACANAVEHGGAGAPGSAPGGYRVTAYLDGEKCRIEVTDSGPGFPGTSRGCPAPRPAATATDEHGRGLGLIEELADHVHLGNKPGRGGGAVISFDKILKWREDAPLMMPLLTA comes from the coding sequence ATGAGCATGTGGTGGTCTCTCCATTTGCGGCGCGAAGCCGCGAGCGTCCCGCTCGCCCGCCGTCTGCTGATCGGCACGATGGAGACCGCGGGCGTGGACCCGGACGTCTCCTACGACCTGTCGGTCGCCCTCAGCGAGGCGTGTGCGAACGCCGTCGAGCACGGGGGCGCGGGCGCCCCCGGGAGTGCGCCGGGCGGCTACCGGGTCACGGCCTACCTGGACGGCGAGAAGTGCCGCATCGAGGTGACCGACTCCGGACCCGGCTTCCCCGGCACGTCGCGGGGCTGCCCCGCGCCCAGGCCCGCCGCCACGGCGACGGACGAGCACGGTCGGGGCCTCGGTCTCATCGAGGAGCTCGCCGACCACGTCCACCTCGGCAACAAGCCGGGCAGGGGCGGCGGAGCGGTGATCAGCTTCGACAAGATCCTCAAGTGGCGCGAGGACGCGCCGCTGATGATGCCGCTGCTGACGGCGTAG
- a CDS encoding YcnI family protein produces MKMSRIAAVGTVAASAVLVLSAPAFAHVSVSPEGQAAKGGYATVNFKVPNEMDDASTNKLEVSFPSEHPLASVMTTPVPGWTAKVTKTKLDKPMEMHGEKIDEAVSKVTWTADGKGIQPGTFQKFPVSMGQLPEDADELVFKAVQTYDNKEVVRWIEPQQKGQEEPEHPAPALALTAASDGHGAAADTAKADDKGDKTENASSDSSDSSDTTARVLGIVGIVIGVAGVAFGVLAGRRRATS; encoded by the coding sequence ATGAAGATGTCCCGTATCGCCGCCGTCGGCACCGTCGCCGCCTCCGCCGTTCTCGTGCTCTCGGCGCCCGCCTTCGCGCACGTCAGCGTCTCGCCGGAGGGCCAGGCCGCCAAGGGCGGTTACGCCACGGTCAACTTCAAGGTGCCGAACGAGATGGACGACGCCTCGACCAACAAGCTCGAGGTCTCCTTCCCGAGCGAGCACCCTCTCGCCTCCGTCATGACGACGCCCGTCCCCGGCTGGACCGCGAAGGTCACCAAGACCAAGCTCGACAAGCCGATGGAGATGCACGGCGAGAAGATCGACGAGGCCGTCTCCAAGGTCACCTGGACCGCCGACGGCAAGGGCATCCAGCCCGGCACCTTCCAGAAGTTCCCGGTCTCCATGGGCCAGCTCCCCGAGGACGCCGACGAACTCGTCTTCAAGGCGGTCCAGACGTACGACAACAAGGAAGTCGTCCGCTGGATCGAGCCGCAGCAGAAGGGCCAGGAGGAGCCGGAGCACCCGGCGCCCGCCCTCGCGCTGACCGCCGCGTCCGACGGGCACGGCGCCGCCGCCGACACCGCCAAGGCGGACGACAAGGGCGACAAGACCGAGAACGCGTCGTCGGACTCCTCCGACAGCAGTGACACCACCGCGCGCGTCCTCGGCATCGTCGGCATCGTCATCGGCGTCGCGGGCGTCGCGTTCGGCGTGCTCGCGGGCCGCCGCCGCGCCACCAGCTGA
- a CDS encoding SCO family protein, which translates to MRTKSTKSTNKKLAAAALLAVAALTLTACGGDDDKKSVADVSVESDSGKAATVLDKPYKKPNLVLTDTHGKKYDLREETKGKPTLVYFGYTHCPDVCPLTMNNIAVAKKALPKADQDKLKVVFVTTDPDRDTPAELGKWLKGVDADFVGLTGDFATIQAGARQLAISIEPSKKDKNGKIVSMHGTQVLAFSPKNDAGYVLYGEDATAGDYTKDLPKLLKGQTP; encoded by the coding sequence ATGCGCACCAAGAGCACCAAGAGCACCAACAAGAAGCTCGCCGCCGCCGCTCTGCTGGCCGTGGCCGCCCTCACCCTGACCGCCTGCGGCGGCGACGACGACAAGAAGTCCGTCGCCGACGTCTCCGTGGAGTCCGACTCGGGCAAGGCCGCCACGGTCCTCGACAAGCCGTACAAGAAGCCGAACCTCGTCCTCACCGACACGCACGGCAAGAAGTACGACCTGCGCGAGGAGACGAAGGGCAAGCCGACGCTGGTCTACTTCGGCTACACGCACTGCCCCGACGTATGCCCGCTGACGATGAACAACATCGCGGTCGCCAAGAAGGCACTGCCCAAGGCCGACCAGGACAAGCTCAAGGTCGTCTTCGTCACCACCGATCCCGACCGCGACACCCCCGCCGAGCTCGGCAAGTGGCTCAAGGGCGTGGACGCCGACTTCGTCGGTCTGACGGGCGACTTCGCCACCATCCAGGCCGGCGCACGCCAGCTCGCCATCAGCATCGAGCCGTCCAAGAAGGACAAGAACGGCAAGATCGTTTCGATGCACGGCACACAGGTCCTCGCCTTCTCGCCGAAGAACGACGCGGGATACGTCCTCTACGGAGAGGACGCCACCGCCGGCGACTACACCAAGGACCTCCCCAAGCTCCTCAAGGGACAGACCCCGTGA
- a CDS encoding copper chaperone PCu(A)C: protein MNHRTTKHRALTGGALALTAVLALAGCDDDSGSDSADTAKKPALKVSGAYVPEPTMADMAAGFFTLKNDGAADKLTSATSDIAGSVTLHSTKGGTMKEEKSFDVPANGELAFVSGGNHVMFEKLKQKPKKGEKVALTLHFQKSDPITVEVPVKEATYNPGQHDSNASHTSHKSH from the coding sequence GTGAACCACCGCACCACCAAGCACCGCGCACTCACCGGAGGGGCCCTGGCACTGACCGCCGTCCTCGCCCTCGCGGGCTGCGACGACGACTCGGGCTCCGACTCGGCGGACACCGCGAAGAAGCCCGCTCTCAAGGTCAGCGGGGCCTATGTCCCCGAGCCCACCATGGCCGACATGGCGGCGGGCTTCTTCACGCTGAAGAACGACGGCGCCGCCGACAAGCTCACCTCCGCCACCAGCGACATCGCGGGCTCCGTCACGCTGCACAGCACCAAGGGCGGCACGATGAAGGAGGAGAAGTCCTTCGACGTGCCCGCGAACGGCGAGCTCGCCTTCGTCAGCGGCGGCAACCACGTCATGTTCGAGAAGCTCAAGCAGAAGCCGAAGAAGGGCGAGAAGGTCGCCCTGACGCTGCACTTCCAGAAGTCGGACCCGATCACCGTCGAGGTTCCGGTCAAGGAAGCGACGTACAACCCCGGGCAGCACGACAGCAACGCCTCGCACACGTCGCACAAGTCGCACTGA
- a CDS encoding copper resistance CopC/CopD family protein, with protein MQTIASRCGIPRLWQLLLVLLAATGLFFAGAAPSSAHAALTGSDPKQGAVVERAPDQVKLTFSEKVAMSDGSVRVLDPSGKRVDTEKTTDLGSNTYGVKLRPGLPDGTFTVAYQVVSADSHPVAGAYTFSIGAPSDTKVALPDQEAGGGLVGGLYDTARYLSYAGFILLVGGAAFVLGCWPRGAGARPVQRLVTAGWVTLTAATLALLLLRAPYTSSGKLADAFDMGKLGDVLNTKTGAALVSRLLLLAAAALFIAVLFGAYVKREGPGQAAEKKDLTFGLAIGGTVVALGIAATWAMAEHASTGIQTGIAMPVDVLHLLAVATWLGGLAALLVALFRTTAVDASAVQRFSTVAFTSVVVLAATGTYQAWRQVGSWSALTGTSYGQLLLVKIGLVAVLVGVASISRRWTGHIATEANGLAPEAAAAMVVEQRAKQTAKQASRQTSKQASSKPQKKPVTVPASGQDGDDDPERSAQLARQQAAMDTAREKRIRDADPHRSGLRRSVLAEAGIAVVLLGVTTFLTTTEPGRTEEEAAKATSAAAAQRSGPLQLEVPFDTGGTDGKGTVQLDLDPGRSGSNTLHLYVKRPNGSAFDVPEVKVSLTNEAKDVGPLPIAPDHIATGHWSANGVQVPMAGTWKIAVTVRTSDIDQITVKKNAQIG; from the coding sequence ATGCAGACCATCGCTTCCCGCTGCGGGATCCCGCGCCTCTGGCAGCTTCTTCTGGTGCTCCTCGCCGCGACCGGGCTCTTCTTCGCCGGTGCCGCGCCGTCGTCCGCGCACGCCGCGCTGACCGGCAGCGACCCGAAGCAGGGAGCGGTGGTCGAACGGGCCCCCGACCAGGTCAAGCTCACCTTCTCGGAGAAGGTCGCCATGTCGGACGGCTCCGTGCGGGTGCTCGACCCGTCCGGCAAGCGCGTCGACACCGAGAAGACGACCGACCTGGGCTCCAACACGTACGGCGTGAAGCTGCGCCCGGGCCTGCCCGACGGCACCTTCACCGTCGCCTACCAAGTCGTCTCCGCCGACAGCCACCCGGTCGCCGGCGCCTACACGTTCTCCATCGGCGCGCCCTCCGACACGAAGGTCGCGCTGCCCGACCAGGAGGCCGGCGGCGGCCTCGTCGGCGGGCTCTACGACACCGCCCGCTACCTGTCGTACGCCGGGTTCATCCTGCTCGTCGGCGGCGCCGCGTTCGTCCTCGGCTGCTGGCCGCGGGGCGCGGGCGCCCGGCCCGTGCAGCGGCTCGTGACCGCCGGCTGGGTCACGCTCACCGCCGCCACCCTCGCCCTGCTCCTCCTGCGCGCCCCCTACACGAGCTCCGGGAAGCTCGCGGACGCCTTCGACATGGGCAAGCTCGGCGACGTCCTCAACACCAAGACCGGCGCGGCCCTGGTCTCCCGGCTGCTGCTGCTCGCCGCCGCCGCGCTGTTCATCGCGGTGCTCTTCGGGGCGTACGTGAAGCGTGAGGGGCCCGGTCAGGCCGCCGAGAAGAAGGACCTCACCTTCGGGCTCGCCATCGGCGGCACCGTCGTCGCCCTCGGCATCGCGGCGACCTGGGCGATGGCCGAGCACGCTTCGACCGGCATCCAGACCGGCATCGCGATGCCCGTCGACGTGCTGCACCTGCTGGCCGTCGCCACCTGGCTCGGCGGGCTCGCCGCGCTGCTCGTCGCGCTGTTCCGCACGACCGCGGTGGACGCCTCCGCCGTACAGCGGTTCTCGACCGTGGCGTTCACCAGCGTCGTCGTACTCGCCGCCACCGGCACCTACCAGGCGTGGCGGCAGGTCGGCTCGTGGTCGGCGCTGACCGGCACCTCGTACGGACAGCTGCTCCTCGTCAAGATCGGGCTGGTCGCCGTCCTGGTGGGCGTCGCCTCCATCTCGCGGCGGTGGACCGGGCATATCGCCACCGAGGCGAACGGCCTCGCTCCGGAGGCGGCGGCCGCCATGGTCGTCGAACAGCGCGCGAAGCAGACGGCAAAGCAGGCGTCCAGGCAGACGTCCAAACAGGCGTCCAGTAAGCCCCAGAAGAAGCCGGTCACGGTGCCGGCCTCCGGGCAGGACGGCGACGACGACCCCGAGCGCTCCGCGCAGCTGGCGCGCCAGCAGGCCGCCATGGACACCGCCCGCGAGAAGCGCATCCGCGACGCCGACCCGCACCGCTCCGGCCTGCGCCGCTCGGTGCTCGCCGAGGCGGGCATCGCCGTCGTCCTGCTGGGCGTGACGACGTTCCTCACCACGACCGAGCCGGGCCGCACCGAGGAGGAGGCCGCCAAGGCCACGTCCGCGGCGGCCGCGCAGCGCTCGGGCCCGCTCCAGCTCGAGGTCCCCTTCGACACGGGCGGCACGGACGGCAAGGGCACCGTGCAGCTGGACCTCGACCCCGGCCGCAGCGGCAGCAACACCCTGCACCTGTACGTGAAGCGGCCCAACGGCAGCGCCTTCGACGTCCCCGAGGTGAAGGTCTCCCTCACCAACGAGGCCAAGGACGTCGGCCCGCTGCCCATCGCCCCGGACCACATCGCCACCGGACACTGGAGTGCGAACGGCGTGCAGGTCCCGATGGCAGGCACATGGAAGATCGCGGTGACGGTGCGGACCTCCGACATCGACCAGATCACCGTGAAGAAGAACGCGCAGATCGGCTGA
- the efeB gene encoding iron uptake transporter deferrochelatase/peroxidase subunit has protein sequence MADNGISRRRLIGTAGATGLALGAAGGVVGYAAAPSDTADAAAAAGSAAELASLGSDQVMFHGKHQPGITTPLQSRGHLIAFDLTAGAGRKEAAALLRRWSATAERLMAGEPADGGDTAVARDAGPSSLSVTFGFGASFFSRTGLEKKRPAALDPLPDFSSDHLDKARSNGDLWVQIGANDPLVAFHALRAIQQEAAGTARVRWQMNGFNRSPGATSRPMTTRNLMGQVDGTNNPKPSEKDFDQRIFVPPNGDPSWMAGGSYVVVRRIRMLLDDWEKLGTKAQEAVIGRHKSDGSPLTGGTETTEPKLDRTGPDGKVVIAANAHARITRPDQNGGAAMLRRPFSYHDGFDDKGEPDAGLLFVCWQADPMRGFVPVQRKLDRGDALSEFIRHEASGLFAVPGGAGKGEYVGQGLLEG, from the coding sequence ATGGCGGACAACGGGATTTCCAGGCGGCGGCTGATCGGCACCGCCGGCGCGACGGGCCTCGCGCTCGGCGCGGCGGGCGGCGTCGTCGGGTACGCGGCGGCGCCCTCGGACACCGCAGACGCCGCTGCCGCCGCCGGTTCGGCGGCGGAGCTCGCTTCCCTGGGCTCCGATCAGGTGATGTTTCACGGGAAACATCAGCCGGGCATCACCACGCCTCTGCAGTCCCGCGGCCATCTGATCGCCTTCGACCTGACGGCGGGCGCGGGCCGCAAGGAGGCGGCGGCCCTGCTGCGCCGCTGGTCGGCCACGGCCGAGCGGCTGATGGCGGGCGAGCCCGCCGACGGCGGGGACACGGCGGTCGCCCGAGACGCGGGCCCGTCCTCGCTCTCCGTCACGTTCGGGTTCGGCGCCTCCTTCTTCTCCCGTACGGGTCTGGAGAAGAAGCGTCCGGCCGCTCTGGACCCGCTGCCCGACTTCTCCTCCGACCACCTCGACAAGGCGCGCAGCAACGGCGACCTGTGGGTGCAGATCGGCGCGAACGACCCGCTCGTCGCCTTCCACGCCCTGCGCGCGATCCAGCAGGAGGCAGCAGGGACCGCGCGGGTGCGCTGGCAGATGAACGGCTTCAACCGTTCGCCGGGCGCCACCTCGCGGCCGATGACGACCCGCAACCTCATGGGCCAGGTCGACGGCACGAACAACCCGAAGCCTTCGGAGAAGGACTTCGACCAGCGGATCTTCGTGCCCCCGAACGGCGACCCGTCGTGGATGGCGGGCGGTTCCTACGTCGTCGTACGCCGCATCCGGATGCTCCTCGACGACTGGGAGAAGCTCGGCACGAAGGCGCAGGAGGCAGTGATCGGCCGGCACAAGTCGGACGGCTCGCCGCTGACCGGCGGCACGGAGACGACCGAGCCGAAGCTCGACAGGACCGGCCCGGACGGCAAGGTCGTCATCGCGGCCAACGCGCACGCCCGCATCACCCGCCCCGACCAGAACGGCGGCGCCGCGATGCTGCGCCGCCCGTTCTCGTACCACGACGGCTTCGACGACAAGGGCGAGCCCGACGCGGGGCTGCTCTTCGTCTGCTGGCAGGCGGACCCGATGCGCGGCTTCGTCCCGGTGCAGCGCAAGCTCGACCGGGGGGACGCCCTGTCGGAGTTCATCCGGCACGAGGCGAGCGGGCTCTTCGCGGTGCCGGGCGGGGCGGGGAAGGGTGAGTACGTGGGGCAGGGGCTGCTGGAGGGGTGA
- the pheA gene encoding prephenate dehydratase has translation MSATRYTYLGPVGTFTEAALRTLPEAATRELVPMVSVPAALDAVRSGEAAAALVPIENSVEGGVTTTVDELAKGEPLMIYREVVLPIAFALLVRPGTKLKDIKTVTGHPVAQPQVRNWLTTHLPDAAWESAASNADGARLVQEGRFDAAFAGEFAAATYGLEALVSEIHDAANAETRFVLVGRPARPAAPTGADKTSVVIWLGDDHPGALLELLQEFAVRGVNLMRIESRPTGQGIGNYCFSVDTEGHITDRRVGEALMGLKRICPQVRFLGSYPRAGVATEDVRPLRPGTTDTEFMAASDWLTRCQDGRF, from the coding sequence ATGTCGGCGACGCGCTATACGTACCTGGGCCCCGTGGGCACCTTCACCGAGGCGGCTCTCCGTACGCTGCCCGAGGCGGCCACCCGGGAGCTCGTCCCGATGGTCTCCGTCCCGGCCGCCCTGGACGCGGTCCGCAGCGGTGAGGCGGCGGCCGCGCTGGTGCCGATCGAGAACTCGGTCGAGGGCGGCGTCACGACCACCGTCGACGAGCTCGCCAAGGGTGAGCCGTTGATGATCTACCGCGAGGTCGTCCTGCCGATCGCCTTCGCGCTGCTCGTGCGGCCCGGCACGAAACTCAAGGACATCAAGACGGTGACGGGTCACCCCGTGGCGCAGCCGCAGGTCCGCAACTGGCTGACCACTCATCTGCCGGACGCCGCGTGGGAGTCGGCCGCCTCGAACGCGGACGGTGCCCGGCTGGTCCAGGAGGGCCGGTTCGACGCGGCCTTCGCGGGTGAGTTCGCGGCGGCCACGTACGGCCTGGAGGCGCTGGTCAGCGAGATCCACGACGCGGCCAACGCCGAGACCCGCTTCGTCCTGGTCGGCCGTCCGGCCCGCCCCGCCGCGCCGACCGGCGCCGACAAGACCTCCGTCGTCATCTGGCTGGGCGACGACCACCCCGGCGCCCTGCTCGAACTGCTCCAGGAGTTCGCCGTGCGCGGCGTCAACCTGATGCGGATCGAGTCGCGGCCGACAGGTCAGGGCATCGGCAACTACTGCTTCTCGGTGGACACCGAGGGGCACATCACGGACCGCCGGGTCGGTGAGGCCCTGATGGGGCTCAAGCGGATCTGCCCGCAGGTGCGCTTCCTCGGCTCGTACCCGAGGGCCGGGGTGGCGACGGAGGACGTCCGGCCGCTGCGGCCCGGTACGACGGACACCGAGTTCATGGCGGCGTCGGACTGGCTGACGCGCTGCCAGGACGGCCGTTTCTAG
- the serS gene encoding serine--tRNA ligase gives MIDLRLLREDPDRVRASQRARGEDVALVDALLSADERRRSSGLRFDELRSEQKALGKLIPKAAPEEKQELLKKAGELSAAVKAADAAQDEADDETKRLLQQLGNLVHPDVPVGGEEDFVVLDTIGIPRDFAAEGFEPKDHLELGEALGAIDVERGAKVSGSRFYYLTGVGALLELALVNAAIAQATEAGFIPMLTPSLVRPRAMEGTGFLGQAAENVYHLEKDDYYLVGTSEVPLAAYHMDEIIEADKLPLRYAGFSPCYRREAGTYGKDTRGIFRVHQFDKVEMFSYVDPADAENEHKRLLEWEEQWLTGLGLPFQVIDVATGDLGSSASRKYDCEAWIPTQGKYRELTSASNCDSFQARRLSVRMREGKKVQPLATLNGTLCAVPRTIVAILENHQQADGTVVVPEVLRPYLGGREILEPIAK, from the coding sequence GTGATTGACCTTCGCCTGCTCCGTGAGGACCCCGACCGTGTTCGCGCCTCCCAGCGCGCCCGTGGAGAGGACGTCGCGCTCGTCGACGCCCTGCTCTCCGCCGACGAGCGGCGCAGGTCCTCCGGCCTCCGCTTCGACGAGCTCCGCTCCGAGCAGAAGGCCCTGGGCAAGCTGATCCCCAAGGCCGCGCCCGAGGAGAAGCAGGAGCTCCTGAAGAAGGCCGGCGAGCTCTCCGCCGCCGTCAAGGCCGCGGACGCCGCCCAGGACGAGGCCGACGACGAGACCAAGCGCCTCCTGCAGCAGCTCGGCAACCTCGTCCACCCGGACGTCCCGGTCGGCGGCGAGGAGGACTTCGTCGTCCTCGACACCATCGGCATCCCGCGCGACTTCGCCGCCGAGGGCTTCGAGCCCAAGGACCACCTGGAGCTCGGCGAGGCGCTCGGCGCCATCGACGTCGAGCGCGGCGCGAAGGTCTCCGGCTCGCGCTTCTACTACCTGACGGGTGTCGGCGCCCTCCTGGAGCTGGCCCTCGTCAACGCGGCGATCGCCCAGGCGACGGAGGCCGGGTTCATCCCGATGCTGACGCCGTCGCTGGTCCGCCCCCGCGCGATGGAGGGCACGGGCTTCCTCGGCCAGGCCGCGGAGAACGTGTACCACCTGGAGAAGGACGACTACTACCTGGTCGGCACCTCCGAGGTCCCCCTCGCGGCGTACCACATGGACGAGATCATCGAGGCCGACAAGCTGCCCCTGCGGTACGCGGGCTTCTCGCCCTGCTACCGCCGCGAGGCAGGTACGTACGGCAAGGACACCCGCGGCATCTTCCGCGTCCACCAGTTCGACAAGGTCGAGATGTTCTCGTACGTCGACCCGGCGGACGCGGAGAACGAGCACAAGCGCCTCCTGGAGTGGGAGGAGCAGTGGCTGACCGGCCTCGGCCTGCCCTTCCAGGTGATCGACGTGGCCACGGGTGACCTGGGCTCCTCCGCCTCGCGCAAGTACGACTGCGAGGCGTGGATCCCCACCCAGGGCAAGTACCGCGAGCTGACCTCGGCCTCGAACTGCGACAGCTTCCAGGCCCGCCGCCTCTCCGTGCGCATGCGCGAGGGCAAGAAGGTGCAGCCCCTCGCGACGCTGAACGGCACGCTGTGCGCCGTCCCGCGGACGATCGTGGCCATCCTGGAGAACCACCAGCAGGCCGACGGCACCGTCGTGGTGCCCGAGGTCCTGCGGCCGTACCTCGGGGGTCGAGAGATTCTGGAGCCGATCGCCAAGTGA
- a CDS encoding HAD family hydrolase codes for MSHPAPVTPSFPYKLVATDLDGTLLRPDDTVSERTRHALTAATAAGAAHIVVTGRAVPWTRHILDDLGYDGIAVCGQGAQVYHAGEHRLLTSVTLDRQLAGLALAKIEAEIGPLALAASRDGIDGEVMVGPGYEVQGGPLPATPFTDIADLWAAPLNKLYIQHPGLGDDALTDVARQVAGDLVGVTMAGEGIVELLPLGLSKATGLSLAARRLGAKAVDTIAFGDMPNDIPMFAWAAHGVAMANAHDELKAVADEVTTSNEADGIAVVLERLLG; via the coding sequence GTGAGCCACCCAGCTCCGGTCACGCCCTCCTTCCCGTACAAGCTGGTCGCGACCGACCTCGACGGGACGCTGCTGCGCCCCGACGACACGGTGTCGGAACGTACGCGCCACGCGCTCACCGCGGCCACCGCGGCGGGCGCGGCGCACATCGTCGTCACCGGCCGTGCGGTGCCCTGGACCCGCCACATCCTCGACGACCTCGGCTACGACGGCATCGCGGTCTGCGGCCAGGGCGCGCAGGTCTACCACGCGGGGGAGCACCGCCTGCTGACCTCGGTGACGCTCGACCGCCAGCTGGCCGGTCTTGCGCTCGCCAAGATCGAGGCGGAGATCGGCCCGCTGGCGCTCGCGGCGAGCCGGGACGGCATCGACGGCGAGGTCATGGTCGGCCCCGGGTACGAGGTCCAGGGCGGGCCGCTCCCCGCGACCCCGTTCACGGACATCGCCGACCTGTGGGCGGCACCGCTGAACAAGCTGTACATCCAGCACCCCGGTCTGGGCGACGACGCGCTCACCGACGTGGCGCGCCAGGTCGCGGGCGACCTGGTCGGCGTGACCATGGCGGGCGAGGGCATAGTCGAACTCCTGCCGCTCGGCCTCTCCAAGGCGACGGGGCTCTCGCTCGCGGCGCGGCGCCTGGGCGCGAAGGCCGTGGACACGATCGCGTTCGGCGACATGCCGAACGACATCCCGATGTTCGCCTGGGCGGCGCACGGCGTGGCCATGGCCAACGCCCACGACGAGCTCAAGGCGGTCGCCGACGAGGTGACGACGTCGAACGAGGCGGACGGCATCGCGGTGGTGCTGGAGCGGTTGCTGGGCTGA